A region of Sphingobium baderi DNA encodes the following proteins:
- a CDS encoding sel1 repeat family protein codes for MANSSRSAQFLMESRLADAARGTAEDCFELGVAYSCGTGGMPIDLVEAHKWFNLAALKGSDEGQTMRAEIAEEMTAREIAQAQRQARAWIASTQLRAA; via the coding sequence ATGGCGAATAGTAGCAGGAGCGCGCAGTTCCTTATGGAAAGCCGTCTGGCGGATGCGGCGCGCGGAACGGCGGAAGACTGTTTCGAACTGGGCGTGGCCTATAGCTGCGGCACGGGGGGGATGCCCATCGATCTGGTCGAAGCGCATAAATGGTTTAATCTCGCCGCGCTCAAGGGCAGTGACGAAGGGCAGACGATGCGCGCGGAAATCGCCGAGGAAATGACCGCGCGCGAAATCGCCCAGGCCCAGCGTCAGGCGCGCGCCTGGATCGCTTCGACCCAGCTGCGCGCCGCCTGA
- a CDS encoding GNAT family N-acetyltransferase encodes MTEVVARVAEGVAALPRAEWDACAGTANPFISWDFLTALEESGSVGPGTGWQALPLVIDGADGRIAAAAPVYAKAHSQGEYVFDHGWAEAWQRAGGDYYPKLQIASPFSPVPGPRLLLREEAQAPALIAGIETLVERNGLSSAHATFIAPEQVPLFEAAGWLIREDSQFHWTNQDYRDFADFLASLSSAKRKNIRKERERAVQGLDIVHLTGDRISEAHWDIFWDFYQDTGARKWGRPYLTRAFFSLLGERMADRVLLILALRDGRPIAGALNLIGADALYGRYWGCTQDVPHLHFELCYYQAIDAAIARGLARVEAGAQGGHKLARGYAPQPTWSAHFIPNPGFRRAVADFLAAERRDVQRDREWLNERTPFRKADC; translated from the coding sequence ATGACTGAGGTGGTCGCACGCGTGGCCGAAGGCGTGGCAGCCCTGCCCCGCGCGGAATGGGACGCCTGCGCGGGGACCGCCAATCCCTTCATAAGCTGGGATTTCCTGACCGCGCTGGAGGAATCGGGCAGCGTCGGGCCGGGCACGGGCTGGCAGGCGCTGCCGCTCGTGATAGACGGGGCGGATGGGCGCATTGCCGCCGCCGCGCCAGTCTATGCCAAGGCGCACAGCCAGGGCGAATATGTGTTCGACCATGGCTGGGCCGAGGCATGGCAAAGGGCGGGCGGGGATTATTATCCCAAGCTCCAGATCGCATCGCCCTTTTCCCCCGTGCCGGGGCCGCGCCTGTTGCTGCGCGAGGAAGCGCAGGCGCCCGCGCTGATCGCCGGGATCGAAACGCTGGTGGAGCGTAACGGGCTTTCGTCGGCCCATGCGACCTTTATCGCGCCGGAGCAGGTGCCGCTGTTCGAGGCTGCAGGTTGGCTGATCCGGGAGGACAGCCAGTTCCACTGGACCAACCAGGATTATCGCGATTTCGCCGATTTCCTCGCCAGCCTGTCCAGCGCCAAGCGCAAGAATATCCGCAAGGAACGCGAACGCGCGGTGCAGGGGCTGGACATCGTCCACCTGACCGGCGACCGGATCAGCGAGGCGCATTGGGACATATTCTGGGACTTCTATCAGGATACCGGAGCGCGCAAATGGGGGCGCCCTTACCTGACCCGCGCCTTCTTCTCCCTGCTGGGGGAGCGGATGGCGGACCGGGTGCTGCTGATCCTGGCGCTGCGCGACGGGCGACCGATTGCCGGGGCGCTCAACCTGATCGGCGCGGATGCGCTTTACGGGCGTTATTGGGGTTGCACGCAGGACGTGCCGCACCTGCATTTCGAGCTATGCTATTATCAGGCGATAGACGCGGCCATCGCGCGCGGCCTTGCCCGCGTGGAAGCAGGCGCGCAAGGCGGACACAAGCTGGCGCGGGGCTATGCGCCGCAGCCGACATGGTCCGCGCATTTCATCCCGAACCCCGGCTTTCGCCGTGCCGTGGCGGACTTTCTGGCCGCCGAACGCCGCGACGTGCAGCGCGACCGGGAATGGCTGAACGAACGGACGCCGTTCAGGAAAGCGGATTGCTGA
- a CDS encoding glycerophosphodiester phosphodiesterase family protein — MAAFDAAITAGFGIECDVRLSRDGVPVVFHDAMLERMTAAAGRVAEQDAAALEGMKLSDGGGVPRLSALLARCAGGTPLLIEIKVDRWREVAPLCAAVAVALARQAASTAAVMSFNPLAVRWFARHAPDIVRGMVVTQQDKPNLRGRIERALALALGHPDFIACDIRDLPSPFAAYCRRKGLPVLTWTVRGAADRARAAAHADQIIFERADD, encoded by the coding sequence ATGGCCGCATTCGACGCCGCCATCACCGCCGGTTTCGGCATCGAATGCGATGTGCGGTTGAGCCGGGATGGCGTGCCGGTCGTCTTTCATGACGCGATGCTGGAGCGGATGACGGCGGCGGCGGGTCGGGTCGCCGAACAGGATGCGGCGGCGCTGGAAGGCATGAAGCTGTCCGACGGAGGCGGGGTGCCGCGCCTCTCCGCGCTGCTGGCGCGCTGCGCGGGCGGCACGCCGCTGCTTATCGAGATCAAGGTCGACCGATGGCGCGAAGTCGCGCCGCTTTGCGCGGCGGTGGCTGTGGCGCTTGCCCGGCAGGCGGCGTCGACGGCGGCGGTCATGTCCTTCAACCCGCTGGCGGTGCGCTGGTTCGCACGGCACGCGCCGGACATCGTGCGTGGCATGGTGGTGACGCAGCAGGACAAGCCGAATCTGCGCGGCCGGATCGAACGGGCCCTTGCGCTGGCGCTTGGCCATCCCGATTTTATCGCCTGTGATATTCGTGACCTGCCATCGCCCTTTGCCGCATATTGCCGCCGAAAGGGATTGCCCGTGCTGACATGGACCGTTCGCGGCGCGGCGGATCGCGCCCGCGCCGCTGCCCATGCCGACCAGATCATTTTCGAGCGCGCCGATGACTGA
- a CDS encoding RidA family protein — protein sequence MSIEARLSELGIVLPPAAAPVAAYVPAVEVNGLLHISGQIALADGQLMTGRLGDTVNLDYGVRAARACGLNLLAQMKAALGSLDRVERIVKLGVFISSAPDFSDQPKVANGASELMVDVFGDAGRHARSAVGVPVLPLNSAVEIDAIVLVRPAA from the coding sequence ATGAGCATTGAAGCCCGCCTCAGCGAACTGGGCATCGTCCTGCCTCCGGCCGCCGCGCCGGTCGCCGCCTATGTGCCTGCTGTCGAGGTCAATGGCCTGCTGCATATTTCCGGGCAGATCGCGCTGGCCGACGGGCAGCTCATGACCGGGCGGCTCGGCGATACCGTCAACCTCGACTATGGCGTCCGCGCGGCGCGGGCCTGCGGGCTCAATCTGCTGGCGCAGATGAAGGCGGCGCTGGGGAGCCTCGACCGGGTGGAACGGATCGTGAAGTTGGGGGTCTTTATCAGCAGCGCGCCGGACTTCAGCGACCAGCCCAAGGTCGCCAATGGCGCGTCGGAACTGATGGTCGATGTCTTTGGCGATGCGGGCCGCCATGCGCGCAGCGCCGTGGGCGTGCCGGTGCTGCCGCTCAATTCAGCGGTCGAGATCGATGCGATCGTCCTTGTCCGGCCCGCGGCCTGA
- a CDS encoding DUF3572 domain-containing protein encodes MRADTHNSRKDGADAATLALMALAWTVGDERRADRLLALTGLDADALRAGIGDPGVLGAVLGFLADHEPDLIACAQAVETTPEALIAAKEELSR; translated from the coding sequence ATGCGAGCCGATACCCACAATAGCAGGAAGGATGGCGCGGATGCGGCCACGCTGGCGCTGATGGCGCTCGCCTGGACCGTGGGGGATGAGCGGAGGGCCGACCGGCTGCTGGCGCTGACGGGGCTGGACGCCGATGCCCTGCGCGCCGGGATCGGCGATCCGGGGGTTCTGGGCGCGGTGCTGGGTTTTCTGGCCGATCATGAGCCGGACCTGATCGCCTGCGCGCAGGCCGTTGAAACGACACCCGAGGCGCTGATCGCCGCGAAGGAGGAACTCAGCCGATGA
- a CDS encoding response regulator, with protein sequence MAKRVLVVEDNELNLKLFCDLLRAHGHEVLPLRDGRDVLRQARDFRPDLCIMDIHLPHVSGVDLIISLKADEGLSAVPIMAVTAYAGKGDEDRIRAAGAEAYVSKPISVLRFVEQVNALL encoded by the coding sequence GTGGCAAAGCGCGTGCTCGTTGTCGAGGACAACGAACTCAATCTCAAACTTTTTTGCGACCTGTTGCGCGCGCACGGGCATGAAGTGCTGCCCCTGCGCGACGGGCGCGACGTGCTGCGGCAGGCGCGGGATTTCCGGCCGGACCTGTGCATCATGGACATCCATCTGCCCCATGTCAGCGGCGTCGACCTCATCATCTCGCTAAAGGCGGATGAAGGATTGTCAGCCGTGCCGATCATGGCCGTCACCGCCTATGCCGGAAAGGGCGATGAGGACCGCATCCGCGCCGCTGGAGCGGAAGCCTATGTCTCCAAGCCCATTTCCGTGCTGCGCTTCGTGGAGCAGGTGAACGCGCTGCTGTAA
- a CDS encoding PhoX family protein — protein MSHLTDEARAPYRDAQPRITGGENSLETIVAANPGRRTILKNGLLGLSILPMLGTLAACDDDDDDAGPTPTPTPTPTPTPTPSYDVAFAPVAANMDDTVTVPNGYTVDVLLKAGDSIEAGTAYSGSYPTPADAEKWCGGNHDGMEYFELSGVDPNTGGLLALNFELPDYNILMSGAYDAATASADQKKLALSAVGIGVVEIAKGSDGKWAVKADSRHNKRYTGNSSYRAGGPAAGLLSGTIKGMLNNCSSGRTPWNTYLTCEETTDNYLDPTQPEENYGWVVEIDPFQELAPPTKRTALGRFNHENVAHMTNDDRRVAFYMGDDSTPGCIYKFVCDRAYSADNRGANTGMLDYGTLYVARFNADGSGEWRELTQGRNGLTVGASDPGNVSQSTTPPAPAPVDFRNQAEVLVNCQSAARVAGGTVMDRPEWITVAPDNSAIFVTLTNNSGRQSTVPADPRVRNLHGHIVKFKEAGDSPLATDFSWEIFLLAGDPALASGGDNLVGDIEGDTFSSPDGIRIDPQGRLWVQTDHSIPGNSGVTGKSIEDVFGHNAMFYIDQDSKESKRFLVGPTGCEITGLAYTPDLKTFFVNIQHPTGDWPVSGQEPRSSTIVVRRSDDKPVGA, from the coding sequence ATGTCTCATCTGACTGACGAGGCGCGCGCGCCTTATCGCGACGCGCAGCCGCGCATCACCGGCGGCGAAAACAGCCTGGAAACCATCGTCGCCGCCAATCCGGGCCGCCGCACCATCCTGAAGAACGGCCTTCTGGGCCTGTCGATCCTGCCGATGCTGGGCACGCTGGCCGCCTGCGATGATGACGACGACGATGCCGGCCCCACGCCGACCCCCACGCCCACGCCCACGCCGACCCCCACGCCCAGCTATGACGTGGCCTTCGCGCCGGTCGCGGCGAACATGGACGACACGGTCACCGTCCCCAATGGCTACACCGTCGACGTGCTGCTGAAGGCAGGCGATTCGATCGAAGCGGGCACGGCCTATTCGGGCAGCTATCCGACGCCAGCCGACGCTGAAAAATGGTGCGGCGGCAATCATGACGGCATGGAATATTTCGAACTGTCGGGCGTCGATCCCAACACGGGCGGCCTGCTGGCGCTCAATTTCGAGCTTCCCGACTATAATATCCTGATGTCCGGCGCCTACGACGCGGCGACCGCGAGCGCCGACCAGAAAAAGCTGGCGCTGTCCGCCGTCGGCATCGGCGTGGTCGAAATCGCCAAGGGATCGGACGGCAAATGGGCGGTCAAGGCCGATTCCCGCCATAACAAGCGTTATACCGGCAACAGCAGCTATCGCGCGGGCGGTCCGGCCGCAGGCCTGTTGTCGGGCACGATCAAGGGGATGCTCAACAACTGTTCCTCGGGCCGCACGCCCTGGAACACCTACCTCACCTGCGAGGAAACGACGGACAATTATCTCGATCCGACGCAGCCGGAGGAAAATTACGGCTGGGTGGTCGAAATCGACCCGTTCCAGGAACTCGCGCCGCCGACCAAGCGCACCGCGCTCGGCCGCTTCAACCACGAAAATGTCGCCCACATGACGAATGACGACCGCCGCGTCGCTTTCTACATGGGCGACGATTCGACGCCGGGCTGCATCTACAAGTTCGTGTGCGACCGCGCCTACAGCGCCGACAATCGCGGGGCGAACACCGGGATGCTGGACTATGGCACGCTCTATGTCGCGCGCTTCAACGCGGACGGCAGCGGCGAATGGCGCGAACTGACCCAGGGGCGCAACGGCCTGACGGTCGGCGCTTCCGATCCGGGCAATGTCAGCCAGAGCACCACGCCGCCCGCGCCCGCGCCGGTCGATTTCCGCAACCAGGCCGAAGTGCTGGTCAACTGCCAGAGCGCCGCGCGCGTGGCTGGCGGCACCGTCATGGATCGCCCGGAATGGATCACGGTCGCGCCCGACAACAGCGCCATCTTCGTGACGCTCACCAACAATAGCGGCCGTCAATCGACCGTTCCCGCCGATCCGCGCGTCCGCAACCTCCACGGCCATATCGTCAAGTTCAAGGAAGCCGGCGATTCGCCGCTGGCCACCGATTTCAGCTGGGAAATCTTCCTGCTGGCGGGCGATCCGGCGCTGGCGTCGGGCGGCGACAATCTGGTGGGCGACATCGAAGGCGACACCTTCTCCAGCCCTGACGGCATCCGCATCGACCCGCAGGGCCGCCTGTGGGTGCAGACCGACCATAGCATCCCCGGCAATTCCGGCGTCACCGGCAAGAGCATCGAGGATGTGTTCGGCCACAATGCGATGTTCTACATCGACCAGGACAGCAAGGAATCGAAGCGCTTCCTGGTTGGCCCGACCGGCTGCGAGATCACCGGCCTTGCCTATACGCCGGACCTCAAGACCTTCTTCGTCAACATCCAGCATCCGACCGGCGACTGGCCGGTATCGGGTCAGGAACCGCGATCATCCACCATCGTCGTGCGTCGCAGCGACGACAAGCCCGTCGGCGCCTGA